The following nucleotide sequence is from Pseudomonas sessilinigenes.
CGACGTGCTGGCCCCCGAATGGAGCCGGCCGATTCTCGAGCGTATGCCCCAGGTGCGTCGGGCCTTGAGCTTCCCCCTGGGCCATGGCGCACTGGAGTTGGCGACCCGGCGCGGCATCGGCAAGTCCCTGGCCGGCCAGTACGATCAGGCCATCCTGCTGCCCAATTCGCTGAAGTCGGCCCTGGTGCCGTTCTTCGCCGGCATTCCCAAGCGCACCGGCTGGCGTGGCGAATTCCGCTATGGCTTGCTCAATGACGTGCGCAAGCTCGACAAGGAACGCTATCCGCTGATGATCGAGCGGTTCATGGCCCTGGCCTATGAGCCGGGCGCCGAGCTGCCGCAGCCTTATCCACGGCCGAGCCTGCAGATCGAGATGCACAGTCGTGATGCGGCCCTGGCCAAGTTCGGGCTGGCCCTGGATCGCCCGGTATTGGCGCTGTGCCCAGGGGCCGAGTTCGGTGAGGCCAAGCGCTGGCCCTCCGAGCATTACGCGCAGGTGGCCGAGACCAAGATCCGTGAGGGTTGGCAGGTCTGGTTGTTCGGTTCGAAGAACGATCATGCCGTGGGCGAGGATATCCGTGGCCGGCTGATTCCCGGGTTGCGTGAGGAGTCGGTCAATCTCAGTGGTGAAACCTCCCTGGCCGAGGCCATCGACCTGTTGTCCTGCGCCGATTCGGTGGTGTCCAACGACTCGGGGCTGATGCATGTCGCTGCTGCGCTCAACCGCCCGCTGGTGGCGGTGTACGGCTCCACCTCGCCGGGTTTCACCCCACCTTTGGCCGATCAGGTCGAAGTGGTGCGGCTGGGTATCGAATGCAGCCCATGTTTCGATCGCACCTGTCGTTTTGGCCATTACAACTGCCTGCGCCAATTGTTGCCGCAGCCGGTGAACGAAGCCTTGCAGCGTTTGCAGGGCTCTGCGGTCGAGGTCCAATAAGTTGCGGGTACTGCTGATCAAGACCTCTTCGCTGGGTGATGTGATCCATGCCTTGCCGGCACTCACCGATGCCATGCGAGCGATCCCCGGAATCAAGTTCGACTGGGTCGTGGAGGAGGGGTTCGCCGAGATTCCCTCCTGGCATCCGGCAGTGGGCAAGGTGATTCCAGTGGCGATCCGCCGCTGGCGCAAGAATATCTGGCAAACCATCAAGAGCGGCGAGTGGCGGCGCTTCAAGCAGAGCGTGCGCTCCACCAAGTACGACCTGGTGATCGATGCCCAGGGCCTGCTCAAGAGCGCCTGGTTGACCCGCTATGTCCGTGCTCCGGTAGCGGGGCTGGACAAGAACTCGGCCCGTGAGCCCCTGGCTTCGCGTTTCTACTCCCGGCGTTTGGCTGTGGCCCGTGGGCAGCATGCGGTAGAGCGGGTGCGCCAGTTGTTCGCCTTGGCCCTGGGCTATGACCTGCCCCAGGGCCTGGGTGATTACGGCCTGAACGTCGAGAAGCTGGTGGAGTTGCCACGCAAGAAGCCATTCGTGTTGTTCCTGCACGGCACCACCTGGGACACCAAGCACTGGCCCGAGGCCTACTGGCGCGAGCTGGCCGAGCGCATGGGGATGCTTGGGGTCGAGGTCCGGTTGCCCTGGGGCAACGCAGCCGAGAAGGCCCGTGCCGAACGCATCGCCAGTGGCCTCAAGAGTGCCACGGTCTTGCCCAAGCTGAACCTGGCTGGCGTCGCCAAGGTGTTGGCCGATGCCCAGGCCTGTGTCGCCGTGGATACCGGATTGGGGCACCTGGCCGCTGCACTGGATGTGCCCACGATTTCCCTGTTCGGCCCTACCAACCCGGGATTGACCGGCGCCTATGGCCGAGTGCAGATCCACATGGGCAGTGATTTCCCCTGTGCGCCCTGCCTGCAAAAGCAATGTACCTACCAGCCCACTGCCGTAGACCGGCAGCGTTATGACCTTACGCGTGAGTTGCCCCTGTGCTTCACGCGCCTGAATCCCGAGCGTGTCGCCAGCCGACTGAGCACCTTGTTATTGGCTGAGGAGCCACGCTGATGCAATTGGCTTTTGTCCTGTATAAATATTTCCCCTTCGGCGGCCTGCAGCGCGATTTCATGCGCATTGCCCTGGAGTGCCAGCGTCGCGGCCATGGGATTCGCGTCTACACCCTGATCTGGGAAGGTGATGTCCCGCCTGGCTTCGAGGTGCTGGTGGCGCCGGTCAAGGCGCTGTTCAATCATCACCGCAATGAAAAACTCAGTGCCTGGATGGAGGCCGACCTGGCCAAGCGTCCGGTGGACCGGCTGATCGGCTTCAACAAGATGCCGGGCCTGGATGTCTACTATGCCGCCGACGGCTGTTTCGAGGACAAGGCGCAGAACCTGCGGCACTCCCTGTACCGTCGCTGGGGGCGCTACCGGCATTTTGCCGAGTACGAGCGGGCCGTGTTCGCCAAGGATGCCAAGACCGAGATATTGATGATCTCCGAGGTCCAGCAACCCTTGTTCATCAAGCACTACGACACACCGCTGTCGCGCTTCCACCTGTTGCCGCCGGGGATTGCCCAGGACCGTCGAGCCCCCGCCAATGCGGCCGAGATCCGGGCTGATTTTCGGCGTGAGTTCGCCCTCAAGGACGATGACCTGTTGCTGGTGCAGATCGGCTCCGGGTTCAAAACCAAGGGCGTGGATCGCAGCCTCAAGGCCCTGGCGGCCTTGCCTGCGGCGCTGAAGAAACGCACCCGGCTGTTTGTAATTGGCCAGGATGACCCCAAGGTATTCCAAGTGCAGAGCGCTGCCCTGGGCTTGAGCGAACACGTGCAGTTCATGAAGGGGCGCAGCGATATCCCGCGTTTCCTGCTGGGCGCCGATTTGCTGATCCATCCGGCCTACAACGAAAACACGGGTACCGTGTTGCTGGAGGCCCTGGTGGCTGGCTTGCCGGTGCTGGTCAGCGCGGTCTGCGGTTATGCCCATTACATTGCCGAGGCCGAGAGTGGCCTGGTGCTGGATGAGCCGTTGGAGCAAGGGCAGCTCAATCAATACCTCACCACCATGCTCAGCGACGATGCCGCTCGTGCGACCTGGAGCCGAAATGGCCTGGCGTTTGCCGAGACGGCCGACCTCTACAGCATGCCGCAGCACGCTGCGGATGTGATTCTGGCGGAGCAAGACCGATGAAGTTGATGCTTGCCGAACCCTTCAAGAGCCTCTGGGCCGGACGCGATGCGTTCGCCGCCGTCGAGGAGCTCAAGGGCCAGGTTTACCGTGAGCTGGAAGCGCGTCGTACCCTGCGTACGGAAGTCGAGGGTCGCGGTTATTTCGTGAAGATCCATCGAGGGATCGGATGGGGCGAAATCCTCAAGAACCTGGTCACTGCCAAGCTGCCAGTGCTGGGGGCCGGCCAGGAGTGGCAGGCCCTGGAGCGCCTGCATCAGGTCGGTGTGCCGACCATGACGGCCGTGGCCTATGGTGAGCGTGGTGCCAACCCGGCGGACCAGCACTCCTTCATCGTCACCGAGGAGCTGGCGCCCACTGTCAGCCTTGAAGATTTCAGCATCGACTGGATCAAGCAGCCGCCAGAGCCGGCGCTCAAGCGAGCGCTCATCGCCGAAGTGGCGCGCATGACCGGCACCATGCATCGTGCGGGGGTCAATCATCGCGACTGCTACATCTGCCACTTCCTTTTGCATACCGACCGGCCGATTCGTCCTGGCGAGCTGAAGCTCTCGGTCATCGACCTGCATCGTGCGCAGACCCGCTCGAAGATCACCCAGCGCTGGCGTAACAAGGACCTGGCGGCCCTGTATTTTTCGGCCCTGGATATCGGCCTGACCCGCCGCGACAAATTGCGTTTTCTCAAGGGCTACTTCCAGCGGCCACTGCGCCAGATCCTGGCCGAGGAAGCGGCGCTGCTGTCCTGGCTCGAGGGCAAGGCGGAAAAGCTCTACGCACGCAAGCAACGGTACGGAGATGCGCTCTGATGGCTAGTTGGAACCTGGACCCGGCCTACCAGGCCCTGGCACAAGATTTCGGCAGCCTGGATGCGGTGTTTGCCCTCAAGGGCGAACACCTGACCCGCGATCCGCTGTCCGATGTCGTGCGTGTCGAGCGTGACGGGGTCAACTATTACGTCAAGCGCTATACCGGAGCGGGCAAGAATCTGCGGCGCTACCTGGGCAAGCCGCGGGTCAAGTTCGAGTGGCAGAACCTCAAGCGTTTCGCCAAGTGGGGTATTCCCACCGCCGACGTGGTGGCCTGGGGGCTGGAGCGTCGCTGCCTGGCCTATTCCCGGGGGGCGATGATTACCCGCGAACTGCCACGGACCGAAGACTTGTCGGTGCTGGCCGATCGTAGCGATCCGCGACTCAAGGACCGACGCTGGGTCGATGGCATCAGTCGCCAGTTGGCGACCTACACCCGTACCATGCACCAGCATCGCTTTACCCATAACGATTTGAAGTGGCGCAACCTGCTGGTCGATGACCAGGACCGGTTGTACCTGATCGACTGTCCGAACGGTGATTTCTGGCGGGGATTCTGGCTCAAGTACCGCATCACCAAGGATCTGGCCTGCCTGGACAAGGTGGGCAAATATCACCTTTCGGCTACCCAGCGCCTACGTTTCTATATGCAGTATCGTCAACGTGATCGCCTGACGGCTTCGGACAAAGAGCGTATTCGCCATGTGGTGAGATTTTTTGAGGGGCGTGAATGACTGATTTCCTGGCGTCCGAGGAACGTGCGCTGCTGGAGCGCAACGGGCTCGGCACTTTCGATCAGCTGTGGGCCAGGCAACTGGATGCGGTGGACGAACCCAATACCGGACGTGGCGGCCATAGCAGCGTCTATCGGTTGGATGTGGAAGGGCGAGGGTTCTATCTCAAGCGCCAGACCAATTACCTGACCCACACCTTGCGCCATCCTTTTGGCGAGCCGAGCTTCTCGCGTGAGTTTCGCAATATCCGCCGTTATCAGCAGTTGGGAATTCCAGCCCTGCAGGCGGTGTTTTTCGGGATGCGCAAGGTCAATGGCGAGTCCCGGGCGATCCTCATGACCCGGGCCCTGGATGGCTGGGATGACCTGGATGCGTTGTTGGCGCAATGGGCCCAGATGCCGGAGCTCCAGCGCCAGGCGGTGCTCAAGGCCTGTGGGCATTTGGCTCGCCAACTGCACGGCCTGCGCCAGGTGCACGGCTGCTTTTATCCCAAGCATATTTTCCTGCGTCCGGAAGGGGCGGGTTACCAGGCGCAACTGATCGACCTGGAGAAAACCCGGCCATTGCTGTTCGGCCAGCGCGACCGGGTCAAGGATCTCGAGCCGCTGTTGCGCCGAGCTTCGGTGTGGGGTGTCGAGGATGTGCGCTGCCTGTTGGCGACCTACCTGGACCAACCCTTGGACAGCTCGCTGTTGGATGCCTGGGTCGCCCGTCTCAGTGCCCGTAGCAGCCACAAGGAATCTCGCTGATGCGTTTGTCCGAGCTGAAGAATGCCGGGCGCAACCCGACCCTGCCCCTGAGCCTGGAGCTGGCGGATGCCGCTGGCCCGGCACAGTTGCAGCTGTTGAGCCTGCTGCGGGTGCTGCCAGGGCAGCGTTATGTCGGCGCTGGCGTATGGCGCGGGCGTACGGTGCTGGCCAAGTTGTTGGTGGGGCCCAAGGCCGCAAGGCATTTCCAGCGGGAATTGCAGGGTGTGCGCCTGTTGGCAGAGCAGGGGCTGACCACGCCGCTACTGTTGGCCGATGGTCTGCAGGAGGGTGAGGGTGGTTGGCTGCTCTTCGAATTCCTGGAGGGCGCGCAGAGCCTGGGCGACGCTTGGAACCAGGTGCAGGCATTGCCGGTGTTGGCCGATGAGCAGGTCGCGGTCCTGGCCGAAGCCCTGAGCTCGATCGGCCAGTTGCACGCCAAGGGGTTGTGGCAGGAAGACCTGCACCTGGACAACCTGTTGCGCCACGGTGGCCAGTTGCATTTGATCGATGGCGCGGGAATTTGTGTCGAGGAAGCAGGCAAGCCCTTGTCTCGCCAGAAGGTCCTGGAGAATCTCGGGGTGTTCTTCGCCCAGTTGCCCAAGAGCCTGGAGCCATTCACCGAAGAGCTGCTGGTGCATTACCTGCTGAGCAACGCCGAGCACGCCTTGCCCTTGGAGGCCCTGCAAAAGCAGGTGGACAAGGTTCGTGCCTGGCGCCTGCGGGATTTCCTGGCCAAGGTCGGTCGTGAGTGCACGCTGTTCTGCGTGCAGCGCGGGCCTTTTGCCCTGAGGGCGATTCGCCGTGAGGAGGAAGCGGCGATGTTGCCAGTGCTGGCGCAGGCCGACACCTTGCTGGACCAGGGGCACCTGTACAAGACCGGCGGCGCGGCCAGTGTCGGCCGGATCGAGTCTGCAGGGCGCACGCTGGTGCTCAAGCGCTACAACATCAAGGGTTTCGCCCATTGGCTCAAGCGTTTCTGGCGCCCGAGCCGGGCCTGGCATTCCTGGCGCGAGGGCAATCGCCTGGCATTCCTCGGGATCGCCACCCCCAAGCCCTTGGCAGTACTGGAACAACGCTTCCTCTGGTTGCGCCGGCGAGCCTACCTGGTGACCGAGTACCTGGCGGGGCCGGACGTCATCGAGCGCTTCGCGCCTTTCGTCGATAGCGGTGCGCCCCCGGAGCAGGAGTTGCAGGCCCTGGACCGGCTTTTTGCCGAGTTGATTCGAGAGCGCATCAGCCATGGCGACCTCAAGGGGCACAACCTGTTCTGGCAGGAGGATCGTTGGGCCCTGATCGACCTGGACTCCATGTGCCAGCATTCCAGTCCAGGGAGCTTCGCTGCGGCTTATGCCCGTGATCGCGCGCGTTTCATGCGCAACTGGCCTGAAAGCAGCAAGTTGTATCAAGTGATTGATCAGCGCTTGCCCAAGGCTCCCGACGCGTCTGCGGCCTGACCTGCGACCTGTGGTCGCTGCCATCGCCGCGATGAGCCCTGGAGGATCTCCCAGGGGCGTGGCGGCGATGGGACGGGCGCGCCGCGACGTCGTCTGGCTTGTGGCTTGCCGCTAGAGGCTTGCCCCTGCTTTTACGCTATAATCCCGCCCTTTCGTTGTTTCTCGCGCTTTGCGAGCACACTTTATTTTCAAGGCGCTTTGCGCCCGCATGCAGACTAAACGAGGCTAGACCCCTGTGGCATTGACGATTCTTGGCCTGTCCGGCGCCCTTAGCCATGATCCTTCAGCAGCCCTGTATATCGACGGCAAGCTGATTGCCGCCGCTGAAGAAGAGCGTTTCGTGCGCGACAAGCATGCAAAGAACCGCATGCCCTACGAGTCGGCGAAGTTCTGCCTGGAACAGGCCGGGATCAAGCCTTCCGACGTTGATGTGGTGGCGATTCCTTTCGCCCCGATCAGCTTGTTCGGCAAGGCGCGCTGGCACTACGCCAAGCGCTACTGGTATGCCCCGGATCGTGCCCTGGACGCGATCCTGATGGGCAACCGCCGCTACAAGCGCTATCGCAAGAAGATCGTCTGGTGCCTGGAGCAGCTGGGCTTCGATCCGAAGAAGATCAAGATCGAGCCGGTCGAGCACCACCTGGCCCACGCTTCCAGCGCCTACCACTGTTCCGGCTTCAAGGAGAAGACCGCGATCCTCGGGATCGACGGCAAGGGCGAGTACGCCACCACCTTCTTCGGCTATGGCGAGAACGGCAAGATCCACAAGCTCAAGGAGTTCTACGACCCGGACTCCCTGGGCGGCCTGTATGGCGCGATCACCGAGTTCCTCGGTTTCGAGATGCTCGATGGCGAGTTCAAGGTCATGGGCATGGCGCCTTACGGCGATGCCAGCAAATACGACTTCTCGCGCCTGGCCAGCTTTGAAAACGGCGAGCTGGTGATCAACACCGACTACGCCAACGTCATTGGCCTGCGCCGCTATAAAGAGAAGGGCAAGGGTTTCTACTTCTCGCCTAAGTTGATCGAGTGGCTGGGTCCCAAGCGTGAAGGCGACATCGCCGACGAGCCGTACATCCACTA
It contains:
- the waaF gene encoding lipopolysaccharide heptosyltransferase II, whose translation is MNILIVGPSWVGDMVMAQTLFQCLKQRHPQCEIDVLAPEWSRPILERMPQVRRALSFPLGHGALELATRRGIGKSLAGQYDQAILLPNSLKSALVPFFAGIPKRTGWRGEFRYGLLNDVRKLDKERYPLMIERFMALAYEPGAELPQPYPRPSLQIEMHSRDAALAKFGLALDRPVLALCPGAEFGEAKRWPSEHYAQVAETKIREGWQVWLFGSKNDHAVGEDIRGRLIPGLREESVNLSGETSLAEAIDLLSCADSVVSNDSGLMHVAAALNRPLVAVYGSTSPGFTPPLADQVEVVRLGIECSPCFDRTCRFGHYNCLRQLLPQPVNEALQRLQGSAVEVQ
- the waaC gene encoding lipopolysaccharide heptosyltransferase I encodes the protein MRVLLIKTSSLGDVIHALPALTDAMRAIPGIKFDWVVEEGFAEIPSWHPAVGKVIPVAIRRWRKNIWQTIKSGEWRRFKQSVRSTKYDLVIDAQGLLKSAWLTRYVRAPVAGLDKNSAREPLASRFYSRRLAVARGQHAVERVRQLFALALGYDLPQGLGDYGLNVEKLVELPRKKPFVLFLHGTTWDTKHWPEAYWRELAERMGMLGVEVRLPWGNAAEKARAERIASGLKSATVLPKLNLAGVAKVLADAQACVAVDTGLGHLAAALDVPTISLFGPTNPGLTGAYGRVQIHMGSDFPCAPCLQKQCTYQPTAVDRQRYDLTRELPLCFTRLNPERVASRLSTLLLAEEPR
- a CDS encoding glycosyltransferase family 4 protein; this encodes MQLAFVLYKYFPFGGLQRDFMRIALECQRRGHGIRVYTLIWEGDVPPGFEVLVAPVKALFNHHRNEKLSAWMEADLAKRPVDRLIGFNKMPGLDVYYAADGCFEDKAQNLRHSLYRRWGRYRHFAEYERAVFAKDAKTEILMISEVQQPLFIKHYDTPLSRFHLLPPGIAQDRRAPANAAEIRADFRREFALKDDDLLLVQIGSGFKTKGVDRSLKALAALPAALKKRTRLFVIGQDDPKVFQVQSAALGLSEHVQFMKGRSDIPRFLLGADLLIHPAYNENTGTVLLEALVAGLPVLVSAVCGYAHYIAEAESGLVLDEPLEQGQLNQYLTTMLSDDAARATWSRNGLAFAETADLYSMPQHAADVILAEQDR
- the rfaP gene encoding lipopolysaccharide core heptose(I) kinase RfaP, encoding MKLMLAEPFKSLWAGRDAFAAVEELKGQVYRELEARRTLRTEVEGRGYFVKIHRGIGWGEILKNLVTAKLPVLGAGQEWQALERLHQVGVPTMTAVAYGERGANPADQHSFIVTEELAPTVSLEDFSIDWIKQPPEPALKRALIAEVARMTGTMHRAGVNHRDCYICHFLLHTDRPIRPGELKLSVIDLHRAQTRSKITQRWRNKDLAALYFSALDIGLTRRDKLRFLKGYFQRPLRQILAEEAALLSWLEGKAEKLYARKQRYGDAL
- a CDS encoding lipopolysaccharide kinase InaA family protein, which translates into the protein MASWNLDPAYQALAQDFGSLDAVFALKGEHLTRDPLSDVVRVERDGVNYYVKRYTGAGKNLRRYLGKPRVKFEWQNLKRFAKWGIPTADVVAWGLERRCLAYSRGAMITRELPRTEDLSVLADRSDPRLKDRRWVDGISRQLATYTRTMHQHRFTHNDLKWRNLLVDDQDRLYLIDCPNGDFWRGFWLKYRITKDLACLDKVGKYHLSATQRLRFYMQYRQRDRLTASDKERIRHVVRFFEGRE
- a CDS encoding lipopolysaccharide kinase InaA family protein — encoded protein: MTDFLASEERALLERNGLGTFDQLWARQLDAVDEPNTGRGGHSSVYRLDVEGRGFYLKRQTNYLTHTLRHPFGEPSFSREFRNIRRYQQLGIPALQAVFFGMRKVNGESRAILMTRALDGWDDLDALLAQWAQMPELQRQAVLKACGHLARQLHGLRQVHGCFYPKHIFLRPEGAGYQAQLIDLEKTRPLLFGQRDRVKDLEPLLRRASVWGVEDVRCLLATYLDQPLDSSLLDAWVARLSARSSHKESR
- a CDS encoding lipopolysaccharide kinase InaA family protein gives rise to the protein MRLSELKNAGRNPTLPLSLELADAAGPAQLQLLSLLRVLPGQRYVGAGVWRGRTVLAKLLVGPKAARHFQRELQGVRLLAEQGLTTPLLLADGLQEGEGGWLLFEFLEGAQSLGDAWNQVQALPVLADEQVAVLAEALSSIGQLHAKGLWQEDLHLDNLLRHGGQLHLIDGAGICVEEAGKPLSRQKVLENLGVFFAQLPKSLEPFTEELLVHYLLSNAEHALPLEALQKQVDKVRAWRLRDFLAKVGRECTLFCVQRGPFALRAIRREEEAAMLPVLAQADTLLDQGHLYKTGGAASVGRIESAGRTLVLKRYNIKGFAHWLKRFWRPSRAWHSWREGNRLAFLGIATPKPLAVLEQRFLWLRRRAYLVTEYLAGPDVIERFAPFVDSGAPPEQELQALDRLFAELIRERISHGDLKGHNLFWQEDRWALIDLDSMCQHSSPGSFAAAYARDRARFMRNWPESSKLYQVIDQRLPKAPDASAA